GCCTTTACCCCATGGATGCCAGCGACAGCACCTCGCTGTTGAAATACGCCGATACTGCCATGTATCACGCCAAGTCGCTGGGACGGAACAACTTCCAGTTTTACACCCTGAGGCTGAACGAATACGCCATGCGCCATGTGCAGCTGGAGGCCGGTATCAAGCAGGCCATCGTCCGTCAGGAACTCAGCCTGGTGTTCCAGCCCAAGTTCAGGGTCAACGATGGTGGCATCACAGGCTTTGAGGCGCTGCTGCGCTGGAACAGCAAGGAGCTGGGGCCCATTTCCCCTGCGGAGTTTATTCCGCTGGCGGAAGAAATCGGCATTATTAATCAGCTGGGGCACTGGGTAGTCAACGAGGCCTGTCGCCATATGGCACATTTTGCTGCCGCAGGGTTTGATGACCTGCATGTGGCGGTCAACCTGTCGGCGCGCCAGCTCAAGGCTGATATTCTGTCCACCATCGAAGTGGCCTTGGCGGTGGCTGGCCTACCGGCAAAATGCCTCGAACTGGAACTGACCGAGTCGATGATCATGAAGAGTCCACAGGAATCTGTGGCCGTATTGCAGCGGCTCAAGGCTCTTGGGGTGTCACTGGCGGTGGATGACTTTGGCACCGGCTACTCGAGCCTCGCGTATCTCAAGCGCTTCCCGCTGGATACCCTGAAAATCGATCGGGAGTTTGTGCGCGACATCAGCACCGACCCGGACGACGCCGCCATCACTGGCGCCATTATCGCACTGGCCCACAGTCTGGAATTGAATGTGGTGGCCGAAGGGGTTGAGAACGAAGCCCAGCTCGAACACCTGCGCAAACACGGCTGCGATCAGGTGCAGGGCTTCCTGCTTGGCAAGCCCATGTCGGCACGGGATGCCATGGCACTGCTGAAAAGCCGCAGCTTCGAGACCTGATACTTGTCCCTCTGGGTTACAGGCATAAGAAAATAACCAACATGAAAAAAGGCTCCCAATGGAGCCTTTTTGCTGTGGTGAGTGCCCCAGCTATCAGCTACGGCGCTCGACCTTGCGAACCCAGCCTTCCGGCGCAGGGCGCAGGCCCTTTTGCATCTCGGTGTACACCTTGTAGATGTGGCCGATGCGCTCACCCACCTTGCCATCGCCCACGGTCACGATACGGCCATCTTCAAAGATGTAAGAGCCAACGGGGGAGACCACAGCGGCAGTACCAAAACCACCGGCCTCAACGATCTCACCGGCTTCGATATCGGCAATAAAATCGCTGAGTTTTATCGTCTCCTGACGCACTTCGCAGCCCAGTTCTTTACCCAAAGCCAAAATCGACTCAGAGGTGATGGAGCGCAAAATGGTATCGGTAAACTCAGGAATAATCAGGGTGCCGTCTTTACGGATATGGAAGTGGTTCATGGCGCCCACTTCCTCGATATATTCGTTGGTGGAATCCAGATACAACACCTGGGCAGCGCCATGCTCGGCGGCAGCCTTACCGGCGCGCAAGGATGCGGCATAGTTACCGGCGGCCTTGGAGGCGCCTGTACCACCGGACACAGCGCGGTGGAACTGGGTGGTGATCAGCAAACGAATGGCATTGAGGTTTTTGCCATAGTAGGCACCGCTTGGGCTCAGCACCACACAGAAGGTGTACTGGTTTGCCGGGCTCACCGACAGGCGGTCTTCAGTGGCAAATACAAAGGGGCGGATATAAAGACAGGCACCTTCCTGACGGGGGAACCACAGGCGGTCCACATCAATCAGGGCGTTGATGGCCTCAAGCTGCACGGCTTCCGGAATGTTTGGGATACAGACAATGTCGGCCGAGCGATTGAGGCGCTGGGCATTTTTGTCCAAACGGAAGGTGTAAATTTCACCGTCGTCATGCATAAAGGCTTTGGCGCCTTCAAAGATAGACTGGCCATAATGCAGCGCCATGGCGCCTGGCATCATTTCAAAGGGGCCGTAGGGCAAAATACGGGCGTTCTGCCACTGGCCATCCTTGTAGTCCATCATAAACATATGGTCGGTTCTAAGCTTGCCGAATCCAACGTCTCCCTGAGGTTCAAAGGGCTCAGTGCGGCGCTCTGATGCGGGTTTTAAATTGTACTTTATATCCATTGCATACCACCTTGATGACTGACCTTGCAGACTAGGGAGCAGCAGGGATAAAGTCAATAGCGGCGCTAAGGAAGGCGCGAACAAGTCCTCGCACAGCTCTGGCTTTGATAGCGACGACAGTTCAAGGCATTCAACTGAAAGCATGCCGAGGCCTGCTGAAGTTGAATAACGCCGAAATGGTGTTGCTATTAAAGCCCCGTAGGGCGTGGCTTACAGCGGTATCTGCGACGTTACAGTTCTTGCGAAGGACTAGGGCCATTCGCTGCGAACTGTGCCTTGCAGCTATCCACTTTAAGCACACGCAGAGCAAGCACGGGACTTATTCGCACCTTCCCTAGTTCCAACAATAAGAAGCTGTAAACCGTTAAGGAAACTCCATGAAACAACCGCTCAAAGGCCTGCGGGTATTGGATTTATCCAGAGTGCTGGCCGGCCCATGGTGCAGCCAGTTGCTGGCCGATATGGGGGCCGAGGTCATCAAGATAGAACACCCCGACGGCGGCGACGATACCCGCCACTGGGGGCCGCCCTATGCCGGGGGGCACAAAGAGGGGGATGCTGCCTATTTTCTGGCCGCCAATCGGGGGAAAAAATCCCTGCTGCTGGATTTGAAAAATCCTCATGATGTGGCACGAATTCAAAAACTTGCCCGCCACAGCGACATACTGCTGGAAAACTTCAAAGTGGGCGGCCTGGCTAAGTACGGTTTGGATTATGAGAGCCTCAAGGCGATAAACCCCAAGCTGGTGTATTGCTCGGTCACAGGCTTTGGCCAGAGCGGCCCGGACGCGCCCCGGGCGGGCTACGACTTTATGATACAGGCCATGGGCGGCCTGATGAGCCTCACCGGTGATGCGCTAAGCGAGCCCATGAAAACAGGCGTTGCCATTACCGACCTCTTTACCGGGCTTTATGCCGCCAATGCCATTCTGGCGGCCATAGTGGCGCGCCAGTCATCAAACCTTGGTTGCCATATCGATATGGCGCTGTTTGATGTGCAGCTCGCCATGCTCGCCAATCAGGCGCAAAACTTCCTCGCCGCAGGCACCAATCCGCCCCGCCTTGGCAACGCCCACCCCAATATCGTGCCCTATCAGGCCTTTGCCTGTGCCGATGGCCACCTGATTTTGGCGGTGGGTAACGATGGGCAGTTTGCCCGCTTCTGCGAGCTGGCAGGACTCAATGAACTGCCCAACGACAGCCGCTTTGCCACCAATGCCGGGCGGGTCAGCCACCGCGAGGTGCTGCTGCCTCTGATAAAGGCCGCCATGCTGAGCAAAACCAAGGGCGAGTGGCTAACGCTGCTTAACGGCGCAGGTGTACCCGTAGGATCCATCAACACAGTATCTGAAGCCCTCGATGAGCCACAGGCCAAACACAGGCAGATGCAAATAGTGCGTGACTTTAACGGCGAAAGGCTGCCCTTTGTGGGCAGCCCGGTGAGGATGGATGGCGAGTCGCTGAACTCGCCGCTGCCACCGCCATTACTTGGGGAGCATCAGCAAGAGCTGCTCGCCTGGCTGGATGGACTTGAAGCGTGAATGGGGAGTCGGGAATGTTGAATGTTGAATGGGGAATCGGGAGTCGGGAGTCGGGATTAGGGAATAAGGAAGGGTTCTGAATCGAGGGCTTCGTTTAACAACAAAAGCCGCGGTGACTCCCATTGCGGCTTTTGCGTTGCTATCGTTTACGGTCTACGGTCTATTTCCGCTCGCGGCGGCGCAGACAGGCACCCAGTGCCAGCAGAGCCAGCGCACCGGCGCCCAGGCTGCCGCCACCTTCCACATCGATCACCACCTCTTCACGATCATAGTTGGCGCTCTCCAGCGGCAGGGCATACAAATCATTGGTATCGTCCGCGCTGATGGTGGCCACTATGTCGCTGTAACCCACTTCATAGAGGTCAATCAGCACATCGTAATGATCGGTGCCATAGCCCTGGGCCAGGGTGGTCACCACCTCGTAGTCATCCAGCTCATTGGCACCGCGAATGTAAAAGGTCTCAGTGGTGAAGTAACGCACCCAGTCACCGCCGTTGCGGCTCAAATACAGCTCGGCATACACGGGCACCGACTCGTCGGGATAGTTGGAATACACATCCGCATCGAAGGTCACCGAAAAGCTGCGATGGAAGCCATCGTAGTCCCTGTCTTCAAACAGGCGGGCAAAGGCATTGTAAAAACTGAACTCGTGATACACGCCGTAGCTTTGCTGGCGGCTGCGCTGCAGTTTGGCGCTGGTTTCTTTCTGCGCTGCCACCTGCTCACGGGTCTTGGGCTCGGCGGCCACGGCCTGGATTTGCTGCACCCTGGCCTTGAGTTCACTGGCCATGGCGTCGTCCACATAGCGGCTGCTGTCTGGCTTGTCGCTGAGCTGAGCCCCCACGGCCGACACCATGGGCGCACCAATAGGCGTTCCTGTTTGTGTGCCTGTTGCTGTTTCTGCATAGGCCGAGGTGCCCGCCAGCATCATGGCTGCCATGAGGGTTTTGATACTCAGGGAAGAAAGTGTGCCTTGGAATGGAGTCTTCATAGTCGCGTCCTCATACTGACTTGTTGAAGCCATTAAATCCGTTTCGCCATGAACGCTTCCTGAACGCGGTTTTTGAGTACTTTCAGCCAATGTTCAGCCGTCAACCGCTATCAATATGCCAATGGATTTCCAGAGGCGCCCCCGGATGGCACAACGCATCCTGCGAGTTAAGTCGCTGTTCGCACTTTCCTTTCACGCGGGGGATCTTTTACACTGGCACCATTGATACGCAGAGAGAAAAGACATGAAACACCGGTTTTTGCTGACAATCCTGTTTGGCGCCTGTCTGCAACTGGCAACGCCGGGCACAGCCATGGCGAAGGCCTATGCCCAGATGAACAATCAGGGCCAGCAGCAGTCGCTTAAGGTCACCAGTGGCGATCAGGCCGCCGGTATGGCCGCCAGCCGCTATCCGGGCCGGGTGCTCAAGGTCAGCCGCAGCCAGGTGGGCGGCAATCCCGGCTACCGGGTCAAGATGGTCAGCAACGACGGCAAGGTCTTTTACGTATCTGTGGATGCCCGTACCGGACGGGTTGGGAGAGACTGACAATGCGCCTGTTACTGGTTGAAGACGATGCGGCTCTGGCCGCCAATCTGGGGGATCACCTCAGAGAAAGCCTCTACAGCGTGGATGTGGCCGCCGATGGCGAGCTGGGGCTGTTTCAGGGGCTGGAATACGACTACGACGCCGCCATTATCGACGTGGGCCTGCCCAAACTCGATGGCATCAGCCTGGTGACCAAACTCAGGGCCGAGGGCCGCGAGTTCCCCATCCTTATCCTCACCGCCCGCGACAGTTGGGAAGACAAAGTCGAAGGCCTGGATGCCGGTGCCGACGACTACCTCACCAAACCGTTCCACCCACGGGAACTGGCCTCACGCTTAAAGGCGCTTATTCGCCGCAGCGCCGGTAAGGCAAGCCCCATCATCGAAAACGGCCCCGTTACCCTCAATACCGCCAGTGGCGAAGTGCTGCTTGGTGGCGAGCGGGTCAGCCTGTCGGCCTCCGAATTCCGCCTCCTGCAATTTTTGATGATGCACCGGGGCGAGGTGCAGTCCAAAACCGTGCTCACCGAGCATATTTACGATCAGGACTTCGACCTCGACTCCAACGTGATTGAGGTGTTTATTCGCCGGCTGCGTAAAAAGCTCGACCCGGACAATAAGCTCGGGCTGATTGAAACCCTGCGCGGCCAGGGCTACCGGCTGAACCTGCTCAACTGATGTCAGACCCAGCCTCTACGCCAAAGCCTTCGCCTGAACCAAAGCCTGCGCCTGAGCCTTTATCTCAGCCGAGGCCAGCCTCCGGCGTTATCGACCGCTTATCGCTGAAGACCCGCCTTTTCGTCAGTGCCGCCATCCTGGTGGCGCTGCTGCTGCCAGCACTCGGCATCGCCCTGTTTCAGGCGTTCGAGCGTCAGGCGCTGGCGGGCAGCCGCGACGAGCTCGGCGCCCTTATTTACTCGGTACTGGCACAAACCGACGTGATAGACGGCCAGCTGGAAATGCCGCCTTTCCTCAACGAACCCCAATTCAATGTCGATGGTTCAGGTCTGTATGCCGAGGTGCGCTCAGGCTCTGGCTCTGGGAAAGGTGAAGTGCTGTGGCGCTCCGGCTCCCTGATTGGCCACGGCGCCATCGACAAGCTGCCCAGCCCCGCTCCCGGCGCCGATGCCAAGGTGTTTGGCGAAACCACACTCAATGGCGAGCCGCTGTTCGTCATGAGCTTTACCGCCCTGTACGAGAGCAAGGGCGTGGATGTGCCCTTAAGCATTCATATTCTTAAATCCCAGCAGCGCTACCGCGAGGCGCTCACCGAGTTTGAATCCAGCCTGTGGCGTTATCTGCTGCTGGCGCTGGCGCTGCTTGCTGTGGTGCTGGGGCTGTGGCTGCGCTGGACCTTAAAGCCGCTGTCACGGTTCGAGGCCGAACTAAAGGCCGTGGAGCACGGCGACAAGGAGCGCATAGACAGCGACTACCCGGCGGAGCTTGGGCCGCTGGTGCATCAGCTCAACTCGCTGTTAACCACAGAGCAAAACCAGCGCAAGCGTTACCGCAATGCCCTCTCCGACCTGGCCCACAGTTTAAAAACCCCGCTGGCAGTGCTGCAAAGCCACCCGGGGCTGGATGAAGCCGTGATGGAGCAGGTGGACAGCATCAGCCACTCAATCAGCCATCAGCTGAAGCGGGCCCAGAGCGCCGGCGCCGCCTCCTGGCACCAGGGGGTAGAAATCCTGCCCCAGGCCGAGCGGTTAAGTCGTACCTTAAGCAAAATCCACGGCGACAAGGGCATCGACTTCGAGCTTAAGCTCACGGCCGATTTGGTGTTCAAGGGCGATAAGGGGGATTTGACCGAGCTTTTGGGCAATCTTCTGGATAACGCCTGCAAGGCGGCCCGTTCACGGGTGTGTTTAACCGCCACCAAGCACGATGGCAGGCTGCGGCTTATCGTCGAGGACGATGGCCCCGGGGTGGACGATTCGATGCGGGAGAAGATTTTTGAGCGCGGCATCCGCGCGGATACCTATGACAAGGGACATGGGATAGGGCTCGCCATAGTCCGCGACCTGACAGACGCCTATCAAGGGAAGCTGCGGGTCGAGCGCAGTGATTTGCTCGGTGGAGCGAGGTTTGAGGTGTCTTTCCCCCAGTAACTTGGTTCGCTTGACTTAGCGATAGGAAGTTTTTTTGAAGTCGTTTTTCAAACGACTGAAAGCGATTTTGTTGCTCTTCGAGCAACGAGAGAAATGAGTCGCTTTGCAAGCGACAGAAGGTCGTGGGTCTTCAACCCACACCCGAGGAAAGGGGGCCGTTTCGACAGGCCCCCTTGTCCAATCCCCCAGCGACCCCAGACGAAGCCGGACACTTTGGCCTTATGGGCTGAAAACGGTCACCGCGACCGACTCGCTCCAAGCTCGACGGTCTCTGCCTCGATATCCCGATCTCGGCTTGCCCGTTTCACTCAGCCCAACTGCCAAAGCGGCTTCGATGGGAGTATAGCCGGTGGATTCTGCGAGTGAAGTACTATGGCTGATGACCTATCACCCAAACTTTCATACCTCAGCTTCACCAGATGGGGAGACTTGTGTCAGCCTGATGCTTTCAACAGTTAAAGAGTTATAGGTATCCTCATTCCCGGTGAAAAGTAAAAAAGCTGCACTTGGCAGCCTTTTACTTTTTAAGCAACGTCAAACTGTTAATTTCTGCTGGCAAACTTAGTTATAACTATTTTGCGAAAATCAAAAGCCTCTCTCAAAAACAAGAGCAACAACAATGCCGATAAAAAGGTCATATCAAACACACCTCCACCACCTGAGTCTTTTGTCGTCGCAGGCTCAGTCGTATTGGTTGGCGGTGTTGTTGGTGGTGTCGTTCCAGCATCACCAGCATTGGTATCAATTATATTTAAAGAAAATGTCTGACTGACACTATTAGTACCATCATCGACAATAATGGTTACTGAATTGTTTGCCTTTGCATTACTAGGAACCACTCCTTTAATATGCCCATCGGTAGTAACATTAAGCCAAGCTGGTTTATCTAACAAACTGAATGTCAACTTATCAAAATCCGAATCTATAGCTCTCACAGGAATATCAAAATAATCACCCTTAGCATAATATAATGTTAAATTCATATCTACGTTTGGCGGGGAATTTTCCCAGTCACATTGATTCTCAAATACACAAACTGGATCTATCACAATTAATTCATAGCGAAACCCAGGGGCACTGCCATTATACATAACACGACCAGATGAGAATTTTGGACTATTTATATAAGAACGAGATGACTCAGGAAACACATCCAGAAATTTCACTTCCAATGTCTCATTGTCAAAAATAAACAACTCCTTTTGACTTCCGGAGTCAAATTGACTAGATGCGCGACGATAATAACCATAAATATATCTCTCATCAGTGTTATGTTGCCCCTTAACCAATGAGAGTTGATGTGAAACACCATCATCAATATATATCTCACCAAAACTCCCATTCTTAATGTAATAAACCTTATACTCCTCCATAGAACTTTGCTGCTCAGGCCAAAATAAAACTGTATCGCCGACAAATGCTAAATTTTGAACATGATATGGAAACGGTATCTGGGTCGCATCATAAACCAAGTCTACATTGCCCGTCATTGCACTAAATGAATACAGGACACTATCCTTAAAATAATAATACTTTCCATTATAACTATTAAACGCCCCGTTGCGAAAATCTATGAATGGCGATTTATCCTCTGGAAAATTCATTACTTCACCGCTTTTACAGTCTAACGAGGCAACCTTAATATACCCCTCATCAACTTGGTTTATAAGAACTTTTCCGAGCGCTTTTGCACTGAACTCTATATTATGAACATGCTCACTAGAAAACAATTCAGTCCCATTCTGAGAAATCAACTTTACATGTATATTATGCTCAGCCTGCTTTGTGAACAGCTTTGAAGTTCCACACTGATATTGTGGCTCAACAACATCACCAGTTTTGAAGTCATAGAACCCTCCCGCCCCTTCGAGATACTTACCATCAATTACAGGATTAACATCAATGACTGCGTTGAGATTTTTATTATAAAAATCACCATCCAACTTAATTTTCTCTATTGGTGCAGTATTTTCTTGATTCAATC
This sequence is a window from Shewanella zhangzhouensis. Protein-coding genes within it:
- a CDS encoding branched-chain amino acid aminotransferase; translated protein: MDIKYNLKPASERRTEPFEPQGDVGFGKLRTDHMFMMDYKDGQWQNARILPYGPFEMMPGAMALHYGQSIFEGAKAFMHDDGEIYTFRLDKNAQRLNRSADIVCIPNIPEAVQLEAINALIDVDRLWFPRQEGACLYIRPFVFATEDRLSVSPANQYTFCVVLSPSGAYYGKNLNAIRLLITTQFHRAVSGGTGASKAAGNYAASLRAGKAAAEHGAAQVLYLDSTNEYIEEVGAMNHFHIRKDGTLIIPEFTDTILRSITSESILALGKELGCEVRQETIKLSDFIADIEAGEIVEAGGFGTAAVVSPVGSYIFEDGRIVTVGDGKVGERIGHIYKVYTEMQKGLRPAPEGWVRKVERRS
- a CDS encoding CaiB/BaiF CoA transferase family protein → MKQPLKGLRVLDLSRVLAGPWCSQLLADMGAEVIKIEHPDGGDDTRHWGPPYAGGHKEGDAAYFLAANRGKKSLLLDLKNPHDVARIQKLARHSDILLENFKVGGLAKYGLDYESLKAINPKLVYCSVTGFGQSGPDAPRAGYDFMIQAMGGLMSLTGDALSEPMKTGVAITDLFTGLYAANAILAAIVARQSSNLGCHIDMALFDVQLAMLANQAQNFLAAGTNPPRLGNAHPNIVPYQAFACADGHLILAVGNDGQFARFCELAGLNELPNDSRFATNAGRVSHREVLLPLIKAAMLSKTKGEWLTLLNGAGVPVGSINTVSEALDEPQAKHRQMQIVRDFNGERLPFVGSPVRMDGESLNSPLPPPLLGEHQQELLAWLDGLEA
- a CDS encoding choice-of-anchor H family protein; translation: MKTPFQGTLSSLSIKTLMAAMMLAGTSAYAETATGTQTGTPIGAPMVSAVGAQLSDKPDSSRYVDDAMASELKARVQQIQAVAAEPKTREQVAAQKETSAKLQRSRQQSYGVYHEFSFYNAFARLFEDRDYDGFHRSFSVTFDADVYSNYPDESVPVYAELYLSRNGGDWVRYFTTETFYIRGANELDDYEVVTTLAQGYGTDHYDVLIDLYEVGYSDIVATISADDTNDLYALPLESANYDREEVVIDVEGGGSLGAGALALLALGACLRRRERK
- a CDS encoding PepSY domain-containing protein, which codes for MKHRFLLTILFGACLQLATPGTAMAKAYAQMNNQGQQQSLKVTSGDQAAGMAASRYPGRVLKVSRSQVGGNPGYRVKMVSNDGKVFYVSVDARTGRVGRD
- a CDS encoding response regulator transcription factor, giving the protein MRLLLVEDDAALAANLGDHLRESLYSVDVAADGELGLFQGLEYDYDAAIIDVGLPKLDGISLVTKLRAEGREFPILILTARDSWEDKVEGLDAGADDYLTKPFHPRELASRLKALIRRSAGKASPIIENGPVTLNTASGEVLLGGERVSLSASEFRLLQFLMMHRGEVQSKTVLTEHIYDQDFDLDSNVIEVFIRRLRKKLDPDNKLGLIETLRGQGYRLNLLN
- a CDS encoding ATP-binding protein, giving the protein MSDPASTPKPSPEPKPAPEPLSQPRPASGVIDRLSLKTRLFVSAAILVALLLPALGIALFQAFERQALAGSRDELGALIYSVLAQTDVIDGQLEMPPFLNEPQFNVDGSGLYAEVRSGSGSGKGEVLWRSGSLIGHGAIDKLPSPAPGADAKVFGETTLNGEPLFVMSFTALYESKGVDVPLSIHILKSQQRYREALTEFESSLWRYLLLALALLAVVLGLWLRWTLKPLSRFEAELKAVEHGDKERIDSDYPAELGPLVHQLNSLLTTEQNQRKRYRNALSDLAHSLKTPLAVLQSHPGLDEAVMEQVDSISHSISHQLKRAQSAGAASWHQGVEILPQAERLSRTLSKIHGDKGIDFELKLTADLVFKGDKGDLTELLGNLLDNACKAARSRVCLTATKHDGRLRLIVEDDGPGVDDSMREKIFERGIRADTYDKGHGIGLAIVRDLTDAYQGKLRVERSDLLGGARFEVSFPQ